From the Garra rufa chromosome 17, GarRuf1.0, whole genome shotgun sequence genome, one window contains:
- the LOC141289884 gene encoding zinc finger MYM-type protein 4-like — translation MPVNNVTSTSINTSTPKPAVPKPAAPKPAPSESSSSAKTSGQVQTVTKIPCSQCLNTFFHRPELLEFKRKMYAFCSNSCVEEFKQINSVMARCEYCKIDKVIKEVKRINKIDRSFCSEGCKLLYKHDLVKRWGKKHCRSCFYCSGSAQTLVTEVVDNVEQEFCGNLCLSQHTLLMRKEIKCSMCRQAKKMAETVKWMGEIKHFCSLQCLMFFCSLQGTTGAVRPANKPLSTQGTSPSPSPSPQSTVNRTPQITKEATPVIANVISLSSASNGQPGVLGNTVLPASVPAATAKSTGNAASTQTEGAKASVPAPRILKNKALLCKPLSQNKGTSCKPNVCDMTTQTDGPSMMVLPVPVPIYVPLPMNLYTQYTPKSVGLPLPVPVPLFFPTTLDSAERIVKTIQEIKEKIPDDPLEADLIMMAEMVAEDAEKDKSITVTDPTSNIMDDLDLEALSSNLSWEEDSVSSAQTWDQTPEPDRPPPSRSATLTPISTAAEEPQMDLEADFPVESIELLRGEIQKETTDTGKRKSRKRKHDGFPQKKRAHKSAAVVPVKPAPDNLSTLSKLQHEYAVNAWKEWVRWRNAQPNMETPKFGSRSMTLKEDLLKCCTAEISYGLCKFISEVRRPNGEKYSPDSIFYLCLGIQKYLFENSRMENIFADIFYTKFCQELTNILREWKPTILPSGYVHSRVEEEYLWDCKQLGAFSPGVLLNTLLYFFTKYFNYKTAEQHRRLSFGHIVRCSRSKGNTKVACLRFYPPKDDTSTVGIPAKKRKEEEDENDTVYEIKENADNPLRCPVRLYEFYLSKCSPSVRQRTTDFYLSPERSCVPNSPMWFSTTSLSDEALDCMLTRILTVRELHLDRDKSPNETDSDSDSDFRPGH, via the exons ATGCCGGTAAATAATGTAACCTCTACAAGCATCAACACATCTACCCCGAAACCTGCTGTGCCCAAACCTGCTGCCCCCAAACCTGCTCCCTCAGAGTCCAGCTCATCAGCGAAGACCAGTGGTCAGGTGCAGACGGTCACCAAGATCCCCTGCTCTCAGTGTCTGAACACATTTTTCCACAGACCAGAGCTGCTGGAGTTCAAG AGGAAAATGTATGCTTTCTGCAGTAACAGTTGTGTTGAGGAGTTCAAACAGATCAACAGTGTCATGGCTCGCTGTGAATACTGCAAGATTGATAAAGTTATCAAGGAGGTGAAAAGGATAAACAAGATTGACCGCTCTTTCTGCAGTGAGG GATGCAAGTTACTATATAAGCATGACCTGGTCAAGCGCTGGGGGAAGAAACACTGTCGCAGCTGCTTTTACTGTAGCGGATCCGCTCAGACTCTAGTGACTGAAGTTGTTGATAACGTAGAGCAGGAGTTCTGTGGAAACTTATGCTTATCGCAGCACACCTTATTAATGCGTAAG gaaataAAGTGCTCCATGTGCAGGCAGGCCAAGAAGATGGCAGAGACTGTGAAATGGATGGGTGAGATCAAGCATTTCTGCAGCTTGCAGTGCTTGATGTTCTTTTGCAGCCTGCAGGGAACCACTGGGGCAGTCAGACCTGCAAACAAGCCTCTGTCCACACAAG GGACAAGCCCATCGCCATCTCCAAGCCCTCAAAGTACAGTTAATCGCACACCACAGATAACTAAAGAGGCCACGCCGGTCATTGCCAATGTTATATCACTTTCAAGTGCGTCCAATGGACAGCCAGGTGTTTTGGGCAACACCGTTCTGCCAG CGTCTGTTCCAGCTGCTACAGCAAAAAGTACAGGAAAT GCGGCCAGCACGCAGACAGAGGGTGCAAAGGCTTCTGTACCGGCACCTCGAATCCTGAAGAACAAAGCCTTGCTGTGTAAACCATTAAGCCAGAACAAAGGCACATCCTGTAAACCCAATGTCTGTGACATGACAACACAAACAG ATGGACCGTCTATGATGGTGCTACCTGTGCCAGTGCCAATCTATGTTCCACTTCCCATGAATCTTTACACCCAGTACACTCCAAAGTCTGTGGGGCTTCCACTTCCA GTTCCAGTGCCCTTGTTTTTCCCCACCACTCTGGACAGTGCTGAGCGCATTGTAAAGACCATTCAGGAAATCAAAGAGAAGATTCCTGATGACCCTCTGGAGGCGGACCTCATCATGATGGCAGAGATGGTGGCTGAGGATGCAGAGAAGGACAAAAGCATCACTGTCACTG ATCCGACTAGTAACATAATGGACGACCTTGATCTGGAAGCCCTGTCCAGCAATCTGAGTTGGGAGGAGGACTCTGTGTCTTCTGCCCAGACGTGGGATCAAACCCCAGAGCCTGATAGGCCTCCTCCATCCAGATCTGCCACACTAACCCCCATCTCCACCGCAGCAGAAGAGCCACAGATGGACTTGGAGGCTGATTTTCCAGTCG AGAGCATTGAACTTTTGAGAGGGGAAATACAAAAGGAGACAACAGATACTGGCAAACGGAAATCTCGCAAGAGAAAACATGACGGCTTCCCTCAGAAGAAACGA GCCCATAAGAGTGCAGCTGTTGTTCCAGTCAAACCAGCTCCAGACAACCTCTCTACCCTCTCAAAACTGCAACACGAGTATGCTGTAAATGCTTGGAAGGAATGGGTACGCTGGAGGAATGCCCAACCCAACATGGAGACACCCAAATTTGGCT CACGTAGTATGACACTAAAGGAGGACTTGTTGAAGTGTTGCACTGCCGAAATAAGCTACGGCCTCTGCAAGTTCATCTCTGAAGTTCGTCGACCCAACGGAGAGAAATACAGCCCTGACAGCATCTTTTATCTCTGCTTGGGAATCCAGAAG TACCTGTTTGAGAACAGTCGGATGGAGAACATCTTCGCAGATATCTTCTACACCAAATTCTGCCAGGAACTAACCAACATACTCAGAGAGTGGAAGCCAACTATTTTGCCCAGTG GTTACGTTCATTCTCGTGTGGAAGAGGAGTATCTGTGGGATTGTAAGCAGTTGGGGGCGTTTTCACCTGGTGTGCTGCTCAACACGCTGCTCTACTTCTTCACCAAGTACTTCAACTACAAGACAGCGGAGCAGCACCGTCGTCTCTCGTTTGGCCACATTGTACGCTGCTCTCGGAGCAAGGGCAACACAAAAGTGGCCTGTTTACGTTTCTATCCCCCCAAAGATGACACTAGCACAG ttGGCATCCCAGCAAAGAAGAGAAAGGAAGAGGAGGATGAAAATGACACTGTATATGAAATAAAGGAGAATGCAGACAATCCCCTTCGCTGTCCTGTCAGGCTGTACGAGTTCTATCTTTCAAAATG CTCACCCAGCGTGAGGCAACGCACAACCGACTTTTACCTGAGCCCCGAGCGGTCCTGTGTACCCAACAGTCCCATGTGGTTCTCAACCACTTCGCTGAGTGATGAGGCTCTAGACTGCATGCTCACTCGCATCCTTACTGTCAGAGAGTTGCACCTGGACAGAGACAAATCACCCAATGAGACTGATTCAGACAGTGACTCGGACTTCAGGCCCGGACATTAA